AACTGTTTGTAAACGTACCTGCATTATATAAAGTGTAGTTAGTAGACAAAGCCTTTATGTTGGGTTTTTAGGACAAGAATGCGTATATCTATATGTTTatacataattaaatatgtttCGTTATTGTGTGTAGAAACCAACTTTGACAAAATATCTTAACGATATCTAAACCTTATGTCAAAATAGCACAGAACTTGATGAATTGGGAAAGTATTTATGTGCCCTTTCCTGTTTCAGCTTGTATAATCCTCTACTGTATCAGCCATCGACGACGGCTTTCTACTCTTTTCTCGTGGAATAAAAGAGTAAAAGCAATTCGAGTTGAAAACGAGACTACCATGATCCAGAACACGAATTATAACTTCCTTACGTCACGTGACCTTTATGCCTTGAAAAAACTGGAAAACTTCCAAAACAACTTTTGCGGACTGATGAGAATTTGCATTGCCCCGGCTGTGTCTCTAATTACCTGCCGCTCACTCTTCTTTTGTATCAACCCATCGTCAACTACTGTTGGCCGAAATCGTCGTTTCCATCTCAACCAAACATCAACGATGCCATTGGCTGTTTTCTTGTTCCTGCTGGGATGGTGTACGCATTCATGTTTGGATTCGCGTTCCAGCATGTGTACCAGCGTCATAGCAAGTTCACGGATGACATACAGGAGAAAGCTGATGTTATTACAGAGCTTGTATGGGTCATCAAAAACTTAAATGGAATCTCTGCTGCTACAATGCTCGAAATTCTCAACATTCTAAAAACGCAATTGATTGACGAGCTTTACCTGATCCAAGGCATTGACGACCAAATCGGCGCTGGTGAGaatctgttatatactgtatctataaaaaATGTATCATGCTATGAAGTCACTATGAAATTTattataagtaaataaataataaataaataaaaatcacgATAAAACAgcaatatcatcatcatatatttacatttgctccgcatttcctCATTGACATAATGttaagaggcagttgccaccatacgcctataacacccagtgcctcaggctatagcacccagtgggtcatgtgacattaaaaaatgcgggattttttttgttttggtttagtttttatcgaagttgacgaaaatggcaagacaatgtaaatataagtattgaacagtggttttaatgttgttatcgtcgatatggcagcaagatgtatggtgggcaaatgtagcatggaaaccctaacgggttcccatgccatttgcccaccatacatcttgctgccatatcgacaataacaacattcaaaccactgttcattgatTAAATGAATACAAATTTTACTTCCTTATTAAACGTCATATCAGCAATCGCGCAAACTATTTATGCAAAGTTTTAAAATTAGATTCTCTATTTCTGTAGACTCTTGGTCAATTTTGTCCCTGCTGAATAAgagagacacacagacagacaagcTATCAGGATTTGGTGGAACACGGAAAGTGGTCAGAACTGTAGATATGGACCGCGTGCCGGAATCACCAATAGACGCCGCCTTGTACAAGGAGTTAATTCGATGTCTCAGGACCCTTCGAGCCCTGACGATCACTAGTCAGTCTCAAACGGGAATGCCATTATACCAGTAAGCAATTCGATCATAATTTCCTGTTCAGTTAAGATAATTGATGTTTGTGGGACAGCAccaaacaaagaaaataaatatacacgATATTAGGTGTTTGCTCTGCCACCCGTGTTTGTCAGCTTCCCGATTTATCCCAAAATGGGTAAACAAGGTACTCAGTCTTCTAATAACGTTTTATTTGGAGAACGCAGGTCGAGGAAGAACATGGACATGTACGGTGGCTTAATTATTTGTTCCATTTCGtcctttcgtcttttcgcctgaaaagacgaaaattaacaaaccttaaatatcgtcttttcgccccgaaagaCGACAAATTGTAAgcttaattttcgtcttttcggggcgaaaagttgaaaagacgaaaataatgcacccgaaaagacgagaattaaagtCGCTAATCTACGTGCATTTATTTCGTCTTTGTTCGGGGCGGAAAGACGAACTTTAAGTTTTGTTAATATTCGTCTTTTCGCTCCGACAAGACGAAAGGACGagaattaagatttttttttttttttttgtcttttcggggcgaaaagacgaaaggacgaaatagcacaaatcagccaccgtaatTTGTATGcgatatgatatatgatatgcCTAATTGTTCAACACATGTGCCGGCAATCTTACCGactaacacccccccccccccccccccccccgcccaaaaaaaaaacaaactaaaatattgttcataagtaatcacataaaatgtatatatatttatcaattaaatgtGTATATCTTGTTTTTCAGTTGGCTTGTCCTGGAGATGCTGGGCTTCTTTAGTTTTCTGGGCGTTCTCCTGATCAGTGCCCAGTCCTACCAGATACAGCTGGCCATGTGTGTGGTCACTGTTACCTCTATCAGTCTGCTATGTTATGCCGtcagtgaccttgactcacCCTTCCACGGTTTGCTTAGAGTCGACCTCGGGGTCATCAGCTCCGCGGTGATGGAGATTCAGACGCATGCGCACTATCTCAATGTCATTACACATTCTGTTAAGTGAATGACGGTAATCGATTTATTTTCAAAGggaaatttgtttacatatccCAATGACAAAGAAAggattttacatgtaaatgtatgtgcTTAATCATGAAATTTCTTGGACTAAAATGAAACGCATAAAGTACTCTCCTGCAGAAACCATAATTTGCAATAacaatttaaaaagaaaagagaaaCATTTTGTCACGTTAAACAGCATGGGTACTCTACTTTCTTGACAGACTACCCTAAAATCATATTATTTCTCACGGCAAATCATGCCCAGCCTCTAGACTTGCCTCCATACTCCCATTGAGCAACTTTGGGGCGAGCTGATAcgtaaggtagcagtgtacagtaaaaatgccaaattctgaaaaatatggcacatgttttagatatgtaaacattgccagttaaccttacatataacctctaataaagtatatatatttgaaatctgtacaacatttgcaattttaatagagctctgaaggataagtaaactgatattttctgtgaattttggagctgtgaataccatggtaacagcttaaaaaattctcaaaaattgcaaaatattatgatatttgacccaaaatggcacaattctctacacaattttttttctggaacctatttaaaattaaatatctctatcccaaagacagaattaatcttgtttggacatatgttgtaaattaagtttttccgctatcttaccttttctgtgggcttccattttgcgctgtaggcaaaactaaatttcccgtgtaaacacacgttcggaaaatccggatatttaaaatccggaaccaatttattgatttttgttttaataaatgtgaagcctgtatgtactacttcatactgaatataccaattatagtgtacatttattttttcattttttatgcatatcataatacaggagttatttgcttaacaaaaaaattgcccatggccaggctgtcttactgtggtgtgctacctaagAACACTCCAACAAACCCCGACTTGTTGATTATAGCTTTGGAACAACAAATTAATTCCTTCCTCGCAGAGAATCCGTGCAGAAAGTCGTGCAAGAGGTATCCACGTCAGGACTGAAGTGACGCTTTTCCATTCGGGGGTATCCTACTCGGGGTGACTACTTGCAACACAAGTGACGTGACAGTATTGTAAAGAGTTGACATGTCCCTTCATTATGACATCAAAATTTGTACAACATTCAAAGCGAGCATGTGTTATCAATTGTACAACATAATTAATCGGGTTTTCTctatcaatataatattgtttatctTACTGCAGCCGGATATGGACATCTTATACGGTAGATAAAAACTGGATAATCTAAAGAAAGTGATTGTCACCGACCAAGTTCTCATTTTGGGACTATAAACATGGCGGATGTCGTCCGTGAAGCAGAAGACGGTTACCCTTGCAGAACcacaaatattgattttgttccgtttttcttgttttatcgatttttaaAAACTGAATGTCACCATTCTGGTTGTGTACGTCATCATTCTGGTTGTGTACGTCATCATTCTGGTTGTGTACGTCATAATATGTAAATCACAATAAAGCCTAAACATCAAATTCGTCAAAGTCTTCATTGTTTTCGATTACCATTTGGGTGGAAGTATAGTGTTACATAATAAGtatcaaaatgaaatggaaGAGTGGGAAAACAATGTTATTGCCGTAAAATCCACAAACATTTTTTGTTCAATTGATCACCGACAATTTCAACAGTTGAATTTTAGTTGAAATTGGCTTGTTGCTCCTTATTTTACCAAAAAGTCGGTTTGTCGAATGTTTGCTTCATCGTATATGTAGCTTTTTTTGAATGACTCATTTTGTTCTTTTGCGAGGCAAAGTTGCGAAACCGAAACCATAATGCTACTTTTTTTCTGCGAATGGGCGTcgttttcaattttgaaattttgcatTTGTAAGATGCGGTGCTCAAGAAATGTCAGTCCGACTCCTACAGTAAAGTACGTCGTCCACGTCAATAAAGTAGTTAACCATGGCGactggtatacatgtaatgcATTTTGTTCGTATGCTCCGTAATCGGACTCGTTCCGGAAATTGTAACATCCGGATGCATAAAACCCGTGCCCCTGTGGGTCCAGGCACTTTTCGTCTGGGTTGTGTATAATCTATCGCCCATCATTTCCCTTTATTAAATCTGTCTGCTGGATATTATTTGCCATTATCGTgtatgtattttcatttcacAAGGAATATTTCGAGGTAGAAACTGGTGTTTACATTGGTGTCTTGTCATGTTGTTGCTTTGAATAAGGAATATTTCGAAGTAATTTCGAAGTAAAATTTGGTGTTTACTCTGGATCTGGCGGGCCTGTGCCATGTCAGGTTGTTGTTTGAAGGAATTATTCCGTTTTGAGAGCACTTGTGGAGTAGCCGTTGAATAGTTCCGCCTCTCGGGCTGTTTCTTCACCGGCAAGGCGAGGGATAATTGTTAGGAAACCCCGTAATGAGATAGGGGAGAAAAGACGGATGGTTAGCAAATGTTTACACTGGCAGGATCTCGAGACACATGGTGACAAAGTCGTCACggtatatttaagcattgaacggctttcagttggcattcatattgactatgaatgccaactgaaagccgttcaatgcttatatttaccatctgcgattttgtatttgtcgtgcgatttttttttgaaattttcaaattcaaatttcagttggcagttcataagctggtgaactcgcaactgaattggtagggttatatagtggcagtgccatacaatggtaaatattttgcTAGTGATTAAACGATGGTTGGCAATTGTACATCCCTACAATTTAGGGTAAACGTTCAGAGATTCCTATTAAAGTAAAACACTCACTGCGCCTTGTACTTGGTTATCATACCATGTTTATCTATTTTTCGGCAaagccgtataattttcttttgttcccggatatgacgcgacaggtggcgttactggtcaagatgaagtatatgattggtcaatgtagcggtaaatgcaaaatgcagatatgcagttaaataCGAAACAAAGCTAGGATTGAATGCAAGCCGAATAAGTGGATGAATCTTTTcgaatgacacattaataaaatcatattcctgactcaaatgcagtcttattatcaccaaaaatgattcaaactgatataattttgttatccttgctgaaactgcgcatttattaattagttcgttaatttatttcaccagcagttttacattataacccccagcattaaaactatgccgtttatctttttaaaagatatttcttgttaactATTGAACTTCATTTGAGGAGTCCATTTTCATTCTCAGCCGTCTATCTAATTACTGTACATCCTATTTGTGTGTATACGGAATCTGTAAGCGAAAGCAGCGGCGGAACCCTGTGTgcattacatatacatgtatgcgcTTGCACATCTACCTTAATCACGCTCGATTTCGATATTCTTCTAGAATAGTTAACGAACCGCACCAAATATTGAAACATAATTAAGATTGCATCAATCATTCATAGAACTGTTGTACATTGGGAGGTTTAAAGCTCTGACTGAGAGTTGAATCATGAAGTTCAGTTAGAGTAATTGCATAGTTCGCGGGTTCAGTTATAATCAGGAAAAGCACTTAGAGACCTCAAACAGACTGTCTACAACGTCAACAGCATAGATAGTCATCGCCGGATACCCACGCTTATCACCCGTGGTTCAACTCAGCCAGAAAACCTCGTTTCGATGACGTCACtctatatatagaaacataACCTTTTCATAATAAGGACTCTTCACTTTTGGAGGGGGAATAGTTATAAGTGACAAGGAATGCGCCAATGAAGGCGTGCCAGTTAGGCAGCAAACATATTAATGACAACAAGTCATACATGTCTCTGAATTCCTTAACAagtgataagtgtagcgtagcgtacGTCGTGCAATCGACCGTGGGTCTCCGGCGATGCAATATAGTTCACGTATATCCCTTAAATAGTTGAAATGTTCTTAGTGAAAATTAGCAATGAGTAAAAaccaatatttacatttgttctGCATTGTCACTTGATACTACTGCCAAGGCAAGTTCAGAGTTATGAGACAATAACACGGGCGTAGTAATATGCAAAATACATGTTGGTGGTAATTAGCTTTCAAACGTCGTTTTTCAAGtcgttttttttaaagtaagcgcggacaattgtttttttttatcatatgacaGAAGATAACATAAAGTGTGAATTGAAAATGTTGAttgataaaattttagaaaTGATATCAGTGATTTTTTCACGCACTATATATTTTGCAGGGAAAGTCATGGGAAACAATTCCAAGGGCAGTTCCGGCTGTTCTACTTGTTGAACAGACATAGAAATGCAATGTATTTGAATAAGATGGAGTAAGATGAAAGTATTCCGAATGGTTGCTTACTTCTGCTCAAAAAAAGATACACGTATCCAGTAAATCCGAAcgtttctgatgttttatcggCTTAAATAAGAAATCATGTATTGACCGTCTAACATTCTGCCATATATATAGTGATCATGTGACCGGACGAGATCTCGCGTGACACAGGCAATTCCTTATGTTGAAAATAGTTCCCTGTGAGATGTCAATCACGTGATTAACATAAAAAGTAAGTGGATTTACCTGTTTAAGTGCGGTGACATGTATGTCTGTACGGTCAGGTTTGTCAACAATGATCGATTGCTTTCTATCCACATGACGATATTGAATAGTTGAAAACATACGCTCAAGTGCATACCCGAGGATAGGTTTGGTCACGCGCATGCAGTGCGTGACTTTTATAAAGTTTGACATTTCTGATACGGCTGTGTTATGTAAAGTAATGACGTGATCcagtctaattaaaattagtcttgtaatttccgctcctctacgaaactctacgatacactgcaacaCTGTTAGGAACATGGATTTAGTCCAAAATTGCATGAACAGGAATATCAAAAAAAGTAATAACAAACagcagtgtatcgtagagtatcgtagaggagtggaaattacaagacTGGTTTCAATTAGAATGTGACGTGATCCTATATTGTCAGTGATGACGTTGTTCGGAATAGAAGCACGTGTAAGACGTGTCGCAAGTTCCTTGGCAGGAAAagactaatagaatctatcaTAGGGTCtattccgtggacagggatatctcaactcgagcgtaagagtttggccagtcaacacgaggcttgccgagtgttggccagccaaactcttacacgagggttgagatatccttgttcgcggaacagacccatgattgattatttttctcacatacttgcaaccaaacgtaAGTTTTTAAGAAAGTTTGTTATCCCGCCgtcttcaatgctccttggaatgtgcgtcaaaataTTGATGccgtcatcatttacgacttggttactcaacgtaaaatgatgacgttacgttattgtgagcagcgtcatatagcgcgtgccggctgtctttaccaaccctgtgtaagatcgatttatcttttccctagcaaccgccggataaccctgtgaagtattggagaaaaaaattatcatccaaccccatggaagtgagacaggggaatggaagattcttaagttgccaaacacgaggcttgcccCCATGGGGGTGAAAGATTATATTAATCTTTTCCCTAAAAAGACATGTTGCTGTCAAATGTGAAAACGATTTTCTTCTCTTTCCATTTCAGCCTAGGGTTGAAAAAGAGAACTCCCGAGTTATAAACTTTGTCTGACGTCAGATATCAATGCAGGCACGGTACTACAGTAATGAAAAATGGCATGTTTTAAAACAATGCAATGCATGTCCATGGAGTAAACGATATTCTTCTATCTTACCTCAAGGAAACGAAAaaatatatacctggtaatctAATGCCACGAAATAAATAGACCAAATTGGACGTTGCCGAGAAACCTTTTAATAAGGGTTTGGCCCGCCACATTTCCAGCGGAGAACCTTAACCGGATGATAGGAAAAGCAAtcgatacatgtatatatctttatcacatttttgcctgtgaaataaataaaattatcaaactaaACAAGCTTATTCTTTCACTTCAGTAATGAGCAGTAAAATATatgattttgcagtgaaaatataaagtTTTGCCGGAACTATTTACCTGTTGTAAGAGTTGTTCCCCTTGGTCGAGCATTTGGACAGATTGGCCTAGCTACTTTCAAGTGGGCAAGCAAAGAAAAGTTTTAATAAAAGCATTATAATGCCTCATTCGAAATGTAATTAAACGATAATTCATTGGTTTGccgtttaatatcaaatatatttcactcgtatgacatattttttcttcatcttgtgtttatatataaaaatctgccatacaagaaaaataaatttcatattaaacaGCAGACCATttgatatcctctatatactctCTCCTGGCTATTACAGGTACAATTATCTACTTATACGTCATCAGTTTACAGAAAATACTATATTTAGCCTAATCCTAGACTACTGTAGGGAACAGTTCTTTATCACTAAGATTtcgaaatattaaaaaaaaaaaaaaaaatgccagtACCTCGATCAGAACCCCCTTCCTATCATGAGTTCGGTGACAACTCCCAAACGCTCAACGTGCTTCTATGATGGCTCTTTCGCCGAACTAGACGTCTTGGACACCCCGGCCCTATTATGAAAAGTCTGTATCCGCCTATGAGTGGATAACAGATACAAAGTCAGGTAATCAAGTCAAGTCTTATTTGTGACGTAATTATTAGCGTCATTACTTCGATTCGTGACGTCACATCCTGCACTGAAACTTGATGTTTTTGTGTTGCATGGAATGGCGGGATCACAACAAACGAACTACGGGTAAgaattacaaacatttttacatgtCTCTGTATCAATTTAGCTTTTTATCGGCGCTACAAAAAGGAAAGATTTGTACTTTTATCATGAATGAAAAACGCTTCGGTAAGGTTATGCAAAGGTTTGGCCAAAACGCAAAATTATACTGTGCATGTTTCGGTACTCCTGGACGGCCGTATATAGATTTAGCAGTACTATTGTAGACCGCTTGCTgtacattttgataatatacGCTAACACAACTTTAAATGTTGACAGGGACGACATGTCCCGTGGAAATGTTAAACTTTCAGATGTTTTCAGTTGCGCCGAATTGCTTTTCTTAACAACAGTAGATAGATGAACTCAAGCTGAGCTGCGGAAACatctcttttttcttttttgtttgttgtattttgtttgttttgttttttgtttttttattttttgtat
The sequence above is drawn from the Pecten maximus chromosome 9, xPecMax1.1, whole genome shotgun sequence genome and encodes:
- the LOC117334450 gene encoding uncharacterized protein LOC117334450, coding for MVYAFMFGFAFQHVYQRHSKFTDDIQEKADVITELVWVIKNLNGISAATMLEILNILKTQLIDELYLIQGIDDQIGADSWSILSLLNKRDTQTDKLSGFGGTRKVVRTVDMDRVPESPIDAALYKELIRCLRTLRALTITSQSQTGMPLYHWLVLEMLGFFSFLGVLLISAQSYQIQLAMCVVTVTSISLLCYAVSDLDSPFHGLLRVDLGVISSAVMEIQTHAHYLNVITHSVK